The following proteins are co-located in the Pyrobaculum calidifontis JCM 11548 genome:
- the glyS gene encoding glycine--tRNA ligase: MGRAERLEEIVKRRLIYWPSSEIYGGIGGFYDFGPLGVQIRRNIVEKWRRTFVLPYQDFIVEVETPIIMPEPVFKASGHLDHFTDYVVTCSKCGRKFRADHLVEEELAKRGLKVSTEGLSAADLKRLIEEHKIRCPVCGGELGDVETFNLLFKTTIGPYSDSAGYLRPETAQGIFVAFPRLAEYVGRRHPFGVAQIGRVARNEISPRGGLIRLREFTQMEIELFFDPQNPKCPVFAEVENLEVPIVPEELVAKGATDPLYLTAREVVEKGYANEWMAFFMALAAKFLRELGVPLEKQKFLGKLPHERAHYSAKSYDQMVYTERFGWVEVSGHAYRTDYDLSGHSKHSGQELYLERRLPAPKEVEVVRVYPNPATIREKYGDRLGEVVKAIKEAEARVAEAFRQGASEVRVGDFVVTREMVFIKAEKRRTDLEKFIPHVVEPSFGLDRILYVVLEHAVAEEGGRVYLRLPPDIAPVTLCILPIVKREDYVAIGKRLMRELASEGFLVHYDDEGTIGSRYAACDEVGTPLAVTIDERTPVDGTVTIRDRDTRRQVRVKTSDVARFAALVRGGVPFDKAAEALGASPQ, translated from the coding sequence ATGGGGCGTGCTGAGCGGCTTGAGGAGATCGTAAAGAGGAGGTTGATCTATTGGCCCAGCTCGGAGATCTATGGCGGCATCGGCGGCTTTTATGATTTCGGCCCCCTGGGGGTGCAGATTAGGCGGAATATTGTCGAGAAGTGGAGACGCACCTTCGTCTTACCCTACCAAGACTTCATCGTGGAGGTGGAAACTCCCATAATTATGCCCGAGCCCGTGTTCAAGGCCTCCGGCCACCTGGACCATTTCACAGACTACGTAGTGACGTGTAGTAAGTGTGGTAGAAAGTTTAGGGCGGATCACTTGGTGGAGGAGGAGTTGGCCAAGAGGGGGCTCAAGGTGTCCACGGAGGGTCTCTCGGCCGCTGATCTCAAGCGCCTCATAGAGGAGCATAAGATTCGTTGCCCAGTCTGCGGCGGCGAGCTGGGGGACGTGGAGACATTTAACCTCTTGTTTAAGACGACGATAGGCCCCTACAGCGACAGCGCGGGTTACCTCAGGCCTGAGACTGCGCAGGGCATTTTTGTGGCGTTTCCGCGGCTCGCGGAGTATGTGGGCAGGAGGCACCCATTTGGCGTGGCGCAGATTGGCAGAGTGGCGAGGAACGAGATATCGCCCCGCGGCGGCCTCATTAGGCTGAGGGAGTTTACTCAGATGGAGATTGAGCTGTTCTTTGACCCACAGAACCCCAAGTGTCCAGTCTTCGCCGAGGTGGAGAACTTGGAGGTGCCCATTGTGCCAGAGGAGCTCGTGGCAAAGGGGGCGACCGACCCGCTTTACCTCACGGCGCGGGAAGTGGTGGAGAAGGGGTACGCCAACGAGTGGATGGCGTTCTTCATGGCCCTCGCCGCCAAGTTCCTAAGGGAGCTCGGCGTGCCTCTAGAGAAGCAGAAGTTCCTCGGGAAGCTCCCCCACGAGAGGGCGCACTACTCGGCCAAGTCCTACGACCAGATGGTTTACACAGAGAGGTTCGGGTGGGTGGAGGTCTCTGGCCACGCATATCGCACAGACTACGACCTCTCTGGTCACAGCAAGCACAGTGGGCAGGAGCTCTACTTGGAGAGGAGGCTCCCCGCGCCGAAGGAGGTGGAGGTGGTCCGCGTATACCCCAACCCGGCTACTATAAGGGAGAAGTACGGCGATAGGCTGGGCGAAGTGGTTAAGGCAATTAAGGAGGCGGAGGCAAGGGTGGCGGAGGCCTTTAGGCAAGGCGCGAGCGAGGTGAGAGTCGGCGACTTCGTTGTGACGCGCGAGATGGTGTTTATCAAGGCCGAGAAGCGTCGTACCGACTTGGAGAAGTTTATACCCCACGTGGTGGAGCCGTCGTTTGGCCTTGACAGAATTCTATACGTTGTGCTAGAGCACGCGGTGGCGGAGGAGGGCGGCAGAGTGTATCTGCGCTTGCCGCCCGACATTGCGCCTGTGACTTTGTGCATTTTGCCAATTGTAAAAAGGGAGGACTACGTGGCCATTGGTAAGAGGCTTATGAGAGAGTTGGCGTCTGAGGGCTTCCTCGTGCACTATGACGACGAGGGGACTATTGGCAGTAGATACGCCGCGTGCGACGAGGTGGGGACTCCCCTCGCCGTTACCATAGACGAGAGAACCCCCGTCGACGGCACTGTCACTATTCGCGACCGCGACACTAGGAGGCAGGTTAGAGTGAAAACTAGCGACGTAGCCCGCTTCGCCGCCTTGGTTAGAGGCGGTGTTCCCTTTGACAAGGCCGCGGAGGCGCTGGGCGCTTCACCTCAGTAA
- the endA gene encoding tRNA-intron lyase yields MKGVLRGLAVVVEDVESGRELYRRGFYGRFLGYDKVKREEVDKVDAPLILALYEALYLAEKGVLTVVDENGVEIPPQQLVELGRARIKNFDDIYKIYKYFRDLGYVVKSGLKFGALFSVYEKGPGIDHAPMVVVFLEPDKGISATDITRGGRLGHSVKKTFTLATVLKPAGEVALLGFTWARL; encoded by the coding sequence ATCAAAGGCGTCTTGAGGGGCCTTGCGGTAGTTGTAGAAGACGTAGAAAGCGGCAGGGAGCTGTATAGGCGGGGCTTCTACGGGCGGTTTCTAGGCTATGACAAGGTGAAGAGGGAGGAGGTGGATAAGGTAGATGCCCCGCTGATACTAGCCCTCTACGAGGCGTTGTACCTCGCGGAGAAGGGGGTGTTGACGGTGGTGGATGAGAACGGAGTGGAAATACCGCCTCAACAGTTGGTGGAGCTGGGTAGGGCTAGGATTAAGAACTTCGACGATATATACAAGATATACAAGTACTTTAGAGACTTGGGCTACGTGGTTAAGAGCGGGCTTAAGTTCGGCGCCTTGTTCTCAGTGTACGAGAAGGGGCCGGGCATAGACCACGCGCCTATGGTGGTAGTGTTTTTGGAGCCTGACAAGGGCATCTCGGCTACGGACATTACGAGGGGTGGGAGGCTGGGGCACAGCGTTAAAAAGACCTTTACCTTGGCCACTGTGCTGAAGCCGGCGGGGGAGGTGGCTCTGCTCGGCTTTACCTGGGCGCGCCTCTAG
- a CDS encoding Hsp20/alpha crystallin family protein, with protein sequence MEPVRKIEEGLKELYDSNVGKVERQPDVDIYDLGDSVVIYIDMPGVKKEGIKVRVYDRSVEVTASPSQQEAQGKPIRRERISNFPVSRKIELPFRLRVDSARAVYRDGVLQVVVGKAGEYGVAELKID encoded by the coding sequence ATGGAGCCAGTGAGGAAGATCGAGGAAGGCCTCAAAGAGCTGTACGACTCCAATGTCGGCAAAGTGGAGAGACAGCCAGACGTGGATATATACGACCTAGGAGACTCCGTGGTTATATACATAGACATGCCCGGCGTGAAGAAGGAGGGGATAAAGGTTAGAGTATACGACCGCTCAGTGGAAGTCACGGCGTCGCCGTCGCAACAAGAGGCCCAGGGGAAGCCCATTAGAAGAGAGCGCATTTCCAACTTCCCCGTGTCGAGAAAAATAGAGCTACCCTTCAGGCTCAGAGTGGACAGCGCCAGGGCGGTCTACAGAGACGGCGTATTGCAAGTGGTGGTGGGCAAGGCGGGGGAGTACGGAGTGGCCGAGCTCAAGATAGACTAG
- a CDS encoding CpXC domain-containing protein, translating into MAQEFPEDWEYSGGELEKTLKVRATCPYCKHKFEVEIGESWYNIGFSINCPKCGRSFPINAYGEIIGVVGQK; encoded by the coding sequence ATGGCCCAGGAATTTCCAGAAGACTGGGAATACTCAGGCGGAGAGCTGGAGAAGACGCTAAAAGTGCGCGCCACATGCCCATACTGTAAACACAAGTTCGAGGTAGAGATTGGAGAAAGCTGGTACAACATTGGCTTTAGCATTAATTGCCCCAAGTGCGGCCGCTCATTCCCAATAAACGCCTACGGCGAGATCATAGGCGTCGTTGGACAGAAATAA
- a CDS encoding nitroreductase family protein, producing the protein MDFWETLARRRSIRRFKRVKMPEEDVIRIMEAGRSAPTDATLHLWTAVRIVDEAKRAKIAELIAQPHVAEASEFFVFLADLYRLENLLKHRGRELAKDRFALFVFAAVDAALAAENMALAATALGYGSCFIGAVQNAAEELIKILELPRLTYPLFGLAIGVPDEDPPPRPRLPRDMLFHVDKYRSYSREELDEAYRVMAKITRSGDWLRLLERYAAAGGYFEARSALMRRLLGEQGLG; encoded by the coding sequence ATGGACTTCTGGGAGACGTTGGCAAGGCGGCGGTCGATAAGGAGGTTTAAGCGTGTTAAAATGCCAGAGGAGGACGTAATTCGCATAATGGAGGCTGGGCGGTCGGCGCCGACAGATGCAACTCTGCATCTGTGGACCGCTGTGCGGATTGTAGATGAGGCAAAGAGGGCCAAAATCGCGGAACTAATTGCGCAACCCCACGTGGCCGAGGCCTCGGAGTTTTTCGTGTTTCTGGCGGATTTGTATAGGCTGGAAAATTTGTTAAAGCACAGGGGGAGGGAGCTGGCGAAAGACCGCTTCGCCCTTTTCGTATTCGCGGCAGTTGACGCAGCTTTGGCGGCTGAGAACATGGCCCTGGCCGCTACTGCGCTTGGCTACGGCTCTTGTTTCATAGGCGCGGTGCAAAACGCCGCTGAGGAGCTCATAAAGATTCTAGAGCTTCCACGTCTGACTTATCCACTCTTCGGGCTGGCGATTGGCGTCCCCGACGAGGACCCGCCTCCTCGGCCTAGGCTCCCCCGCGACATGTTGTTCCACGTGGACAAATACCGGAGTTACAGCAGAGAGGAGCTGGATGAGGCGTACAGAGTCATGGCGAAGATAACGAGGTCGGGGGACTGGCTGAGGCTGTTGGAGAGATATGCGGCCGCTGGGGGCTACTTTGAGGCGAGGAGCGCCCTCATGCGGCGGCTCCTCGGCGAGCAGGGGCTTGGGTAG
- the rkd1 gene encoding arcadin-1 — translation MATIRGIVISKQLVYDPSGARYIKVDIIEEKELPGPVAAFSAQDEQTAQLMREVMPLVTQIVRSLPFGGGKIAVPRLTLWLTDEELEMFGDVDVGDVVLISVENGEIKVKPEA, via the coding sequence ATGGCCACTATTAGGGGCATCGTCATTAGCAAGCAGTTGGTGTACGACCCGAGCGGCGCTAGATACATAAAAGTCGATATAATAGAGGAGAAGGAGTTGCCGGGCCCCGTGGCGGCCTTTTCTGCGCAAGATGAGCAGACGGCGCAACTCATGCGCGAGGTAATGCCGCTTGTTACACAGATAGTGCGGTCTCTCCCCTTCGGAGGGGGTAAGATAGCAGTGCCGAGGCTAACTCTGTGGCTGACTGACGAGGAGCTGGAGATGTTTGGCGACGTGGACGTGGGCGACGTCGTTTTAATCTCTGTAGAAAATGGCGAAATTAAGGTAAAGCCAGAAGCTTAA
- a CDS encoding heat-shock protein Hsp70 → MISDAYRLKYTFGVDFGTSYVKYGPITLNEPKMVQTRGLFLRDLPESVKMRIPPDVLARGLVVGDEEVRKYLSSVRDVQRNLKYPLKDGVARRDDEEAWRVLKELARYTLAQFPVSDPEFAGWLVAVALSALAPDYMYKAIFDIYDELASEFKIYAVTILPQPLAVAIAENAVNCVIVEGGHGNIQVAPISFALIREGLVALNRGGAEANAITREILKDIGYSDIAREEYAVEVVKRAVGLVPRRLKEAIRAAKSDPDRFVTKVRLSPVVEVEIPREYAWTRFLIGEIVFDPNHEEIKSYIEQSRLRIENAVIGDVTLYGEMDVASAIITSLRNVSVEIQERVASQIILSGGAFSWRVPPGMEDVAADSVTRVKIALEEKSPALASKVEVRLVSEPQYSVWRGAVIYGYALPLSLEWSDTTREGWRFPRR, encoded by the coding sequence GTGATTTCAGACGCGTATAGGCTTAAGTACACCTTCGGCGTGGACTTCGGCACCAGCTACGTCAAGTACGGGCCCATAACTCTCAACGAGCCTAAGATGGTGCAGACTAGGGGGCTCTTTCTCCGGGATCTCCCCGAGTCTGTAAAAATGAGAATACCCCCTGACGTGTTGGCGCGGGGCCTTGTGGTAGGCGACGAGGAGGTGCGGAAATATCTGTCGAGCGTTAGAGATGTGCAACGGAATTTGAAGTACCCGCTTAAAGACGGCGTGGCTAGGCGGGACGACGAGGAGGCTTGGAGAGTGTTGAAGGAGTTGGCAAGGTACACTCTTGCCCAGTTCCCAGTGTCGGACCCAGAGTTCGCCGGGTGGCTTGTGGCCGTGGCTCTCTCAGCCTTGGCGCCGGACTATATGTACAAGGCCATTTTCGACATCTATGACGAGCTGGCCAGCGAGTTTAAGATCTACGCAGTGACGATCCTCCCCCAGCCCCTGGCCGTGGCCATTGCAGAAAACGCGGTTAACTGCGTAATTGTGGAGGGCGGGCATGGGAATATCCAGGTGGCTCCCATAAGCTTTGCCTTAATTAGAGAGGGGCTGGTGGCCCTCAACAGGGGGGGAGCCGAGGCCAATGCCATCACTAGGGAAATTCTCAAGGACATTGGGTACAGCGACATTGCCAGAGAGGAGTACGCGGTGGAGGTGGTGAAGAGGGCCGTGGGGCTTGTCCCGAGGAGGCTTAAGGAGGCAATTAGGGCAGCGAAGTCTGACCCAGACCGCTTTGTGACAAAGGTGAGGCTGTCCCCCGTCGTGGAGGTGGAAATACCGCGGGAGTACGCGTGGACGAGGTTTCTCATTGGGGAAATAGTCTTTGACCCCAACCACGAGGAGATTAAGAGCTACATAGAGCAGTCGCGGCTCCGCATTGAAAACGCGGTGATAGGCGACGTCACTCTCTACGGCGAAATGGACGTGGCCAGTGCAATAATCACGTCGCTGAGAAACGTCTCTGTGGAAATACAGGAGAGGGTGGCGTCTCAGATCATCTTGAGCGGAGGCGCCTTCAGCTGGAGAGTGCCCCCCGGCATGGAGGATGTGGCGGCGGACAGCGTGACGAGGGTCAAGATCGCACTGGAGGAGAAGAGCCCGGCCCTGGCGTCTAAGGTAGAGGTGAGGCTGGTCTCGGAGCCGCAGTACTCCGTGTGGCGAGGTGCGGTGATATACGGCTACGCCCTGCCGCTGAGCTTGGAGTGGTCTGACACCACGAGGGAGGGCTGGAGGTTTCCACGCCGCTGA